The window TTCAGTAAACCATATTATAGGCTTTAAAAAGCAAAAGGTCACTCAGGGTTGGCTAGTTATTCCCAGCTCTAGACAAAACAAAAGTGCATCTACAAAGACAACCTCTTTTCAAGCCGCAGttgtccccaagaatacagtcgTAGAGACAGTTTGTTTTGAAAGATCAAAGGCTTACAACATACCCTTTGTCTTAAAGATATCAAACGATATTGCTTTGTAAAATAGATCATTTTTGCTACATTATCAGAATTTCTCAGCATTGGTGAGGATGGCCAATCCAGTGATGCTCTTGTTCTGTTTCAAGCTAATCTCAATCTGCACGCAGACCagcactccctctcctcctcctgctccagtGTCTCATGACCCCAGCAACGacacctctccctctcaccatgcCCCCCGCTTTGGCACCATCATCCCTAACCGCATCTTTGTGGGAGGCATTGATTTCAAGGTGACTTTTGTCTCTTTCTTTACTTTCATAGGGCCTCCTGGTTTCGGGTTTGCGACCTAACTTGACCTTTTTGCTGCTGCATGTTACTGGACCATGAAATGGGTGTGTTCTTTTTGTGTGTAGACCAATGAGAGCGACCTGAGACGCTTCTTCTCCCAGCATGGAGCAGTGAAGGAGGTGAAGATAGTGATTGACCGTGCTGGGGTGTCAAAAGGGTGAGTTCAGTTAAACTGTCAATGTTCTGCCCCGCAGACTGGATGACACCTGCAATGATGTTCATTAACTAAAGTATGACAATGGAAATGTAATCCAGGGACACTGTATCATTGCCTTGTGTTTGTGTCCGTCCCACAGATATGGCTTTGTCACCTTTGAGActcaggaggatacagagagaatcCTTCATGATGTGAGTAACTAAAAGTACATTCTTTGACAAAAGGGTTCCAAATGGGTTCTTCGgcagtccccataggagaaccctttttggttccaggtataattATTTTTGGttacatgtagaaccctctgtggaaagggttccacATGGAATCCAAAACGGTTCCCCTATGAGgatagccgaagaacccttttaggtgcTAGAcggcacctttttttctaagagtgtagagccaatatacagatatatatacatatgtacagattagaggtcgacctctagtacagaTATGGGATAGAGACGATACGATACAAACCTTATATCTCCTTCTAGAGGACAGCTGCTCAAATACACATTAGGTTTAGCTCAGTCCATCACCAGTAAAGACATGGTCATAGGTAGTAAATGTTCAGTGTAAAGTGATCTGTCTCAATCTGTACCGGATACCCCCTGTCACTCTGCCACCACCACATCCCCAGGCTGACAGACTGTGCTTCCGGGACAAGAGGCTCAACATCGGCCAGGCCGTCCGCAAGCAGCAAGTGGGAGGTCACCGTAAGTAACAGAGCCCCGTAGAGCAGGGGTAGGCCACCCTGGTCCTGAAGTGCTTTAAccgaccaggtgtgttgaatttaggcagtcactgaactgatcaattagctccTTTGGTCAGGTGGTGAATTTAGGCAgtcactgaactgatcaattagctccTTTGGTCAGGTGGTGAATTTAGGCAgtcactgaactgatcaattagctccTTTGGTCAGGTGGTGAATTTAGGCAgtcactgaactgatcaattagctccTTTGGTCAGGTGGTGAATTTAGGCAgtcactgaactgatcaattagctcaTTTGGTCAGGTGGTGAATTTAGGCAgtcactgaactgatcaattagctaATTTGGTCAGGTGGTGAATTTAGGCAgtcactgaactgatcaattagctccTTTGGTCAGGTGGTGAATTTAGGCAgtcactgaactgatcaattagctccTTTGGTCAGGTGGTGAATTTAGGCAgtcactgaactgatcaattagctccTTTGGTCAGGTGGTGAATTTAGGCAgtcactgaactgatcaattagctcctttggtcaggtgtggtgcctaGATTGAACAGAATCCTGCAGCAcctcaggaacagggttgtcttcCCATGCTGTAGATGAGTGACAGCTGAAGTAGTAGCATTACATAGTGGTGGAAATGACTTTTTCAACACATTTGTAATGCATCATTGAACATTTGAACTATCATACCATATATGGTCTTATCTTGATCGTGGTGGGTGGGGACTAGTGTGCTCTTGCACTTGTTGCCTTTAAAATTCTGAATCATCACCTGGGATTGAGTGTCGACAACGTTTGCCTTTGTACATAACCTTGTGGTTGACTTGtgcctccttcctcctccactcagcAAACAGCTTCTCTGTGTCCAGCCATACTCCTGCCATGATACCCACCCCCTGTGGAACCATGTACCTCACCACCCCTACAGGCTACCCCTACACCTACCACAACGGAGTGGCTTACTTCCACACCCCAGAGATGAGCCCCTCCGCCCCCTACCACTGGCCCGTGAGTCCTATCCTTCACTCAGCCATGTGCTCAGGCCACATCTTCCCTGGTGGTGAATGAAATGTGCATTCTACATgaagatttgatttgaacacacaGCAACATGTGAGAATCATAGAGAGACTACTGATCATGTTTCATCCAGGAAACAGACACGACATACTACAGTGTTTTAGTCATTTTATACAATTCGTTGCATTTGATAAAATCTTAAGTTATTGTACATTTGCTTTTTTTGGCGTAAAGATAAATGTTATTTCGTACATGGCTGGTGTCCCGCATAttacatgtgtgtctgtgtccttgtAGTCCCGCTCAGTGCCTGGTTCTCCAGTCATGCTGACCCACCAGCCTCCACCCATCTACCAGCAGCCAGCCTACCATCACTACCAGGTCAGAGCAGACTGTCCTGGATCGTCTCACCACCACCATTACAGCTCAGCTGACCAGCCTGATCCCCGATCTGTTTGTGTTCTATAGGCAATGTTGTccatgaccataggagttggcaagacagcacaaacagatctgggaccaggttaaccGTAGTCACCAGTACAGCATCATAAGACATCCATTGTAAATACTGGTACCTCAGCCAATGACAGCCAAGTCAGCTGTTCAGATGTAATGGTATTGAGGTGTTATCCCAGGAGAAAGCTGCTGTACTCCTGGGTACTGATCTGTTTCCTATACTCTGTGTCATTCAGGCCCCTACACAGTGTCACCCTAGTCACCTGCAATGGAACGTTCCTCAGGTAAGGGAAGGAGATGGGCTTCTGTGCTCTTCACCTCTATGTTTGTGAGTGGGTTTTTATCAGAGGCAAGGTGGATCCTAAATGTCaactaattgtgtgtgtgtgtgtgtcagtctccaGTGCCCTCCAGCCCAGTGTTGTACATGCAGCCCTCTGAGCTCCTGTACCAGCCCATGGAGCAGCCCAGCGACGGGGGATGTGTCCAGCCTGCCATGCCCCTCATAGAGGCCCCCATCCCTGAGGTTGATAACATCCTGACCTGGGTCCTATTCATTACGCTCAAAACCGAGAGAAAAAAAACTACCTTGGTCCAATAGGAAAGGCACATTTGTATTGACTGTTTCAAAATGTTTTGCCACAGTACGACCTACTGAACACAACCATTTTGTAGTTCCCTCGGTCAGTGTACTATTTCCCATATGCTACTTCATAGCGTTAGCATTAGGTGACAGTTGATGTATAAAACCGTACTCAGTGCTTACTTGTTCTACCATAGCAGCAGTTCATCGACCACATGGTGCAACCAGCCTACAATCACACGTTATCATACTACCCACAAAGTCCAGGGGGGATGACACCGGTGATGATACAGCAAGAACCAGGAAAGGTACCCGTTATAATACCAGTATACCAGTATAAACTTATTATGACATCATATGATAAGGCATGCTAGAGAATCATCTCTATTGGTCTGTTGTGATGAATGATTGTTGGAGAAGGATTGTCATGTGTTGTGTCTGTTACGTTCCCCATCTAGGAACAGAAGTTCCACGCCATGAGGCGAGGTTACCCCTCCTCGCCGGTCAGCCTGAAGCCCAGGTACGGCCGCAACCCGCACTACGCCCACCTGCGCAAGGAGTACCGCCCAGAAATCAccactgacccctcccctccGCCCGCCACCGAACCACTCAAGTAGAGTATATCCACGTTTCCTTTCAGCCAATGAAACGCCCATCTCCTCAGGCAGAAAGACccacttctctatctctccacccgCTTCTCAATCTCTCCATGACCCTGTCTCCTCCAACCTTTCACACGCATCATATTATTCAGTCCAGACAACTATGTGCTCGCTGAATGTTCATCTGTTTAGTATAATTTAATAGAATATTGAGAATATGAATCATTTTAGCTACTAAAAGGTACTGTAAGCACTATGATGTAAGTGCTCGTTCTATCACTTCTGGACTGAAAAGGTGCATAGCTTCCTCTGGTGTTTTTCCCACGACTCAGGGAGGGATAACTAGCTCCTGGTACTGCATTGTACTGTTGAACTGTTTCATAACTAACCCAATGCACGATTGAGCTTAAAGTTAAGCTAAACGATCTTTTGTAACAAGAATGTTCCTCCTTTGGCATTTGTGTCAAACTTTTGCCATGTAATCGTTCAGAGTATAGAAGCAAAAGGGAGCTATTTCCTGATACTGCTTTATAATGGCCTATTGGCCAATCACACGTTTTCTTTTTCAAATGAGCTCTTTACGCAAAGCAAAAAAGAAGTCTAACGAAGATTACTGCCGATATTAGTTCTAAATAAAAGCTCTCTTATCTGCCATGGGGCATGTTTATCTCATTGGTATTAGAATAGTCAAGATTACTGTCTTTATAATGTGACTGCAATACATGTTGGAAAAGGTATTTTAAAATAATTAGGCTGCTGTCACAGAGGAGTGCAAATAGATCCCTAGAGTTAATCGTTACATAATTCTCCAACTGGATGAAAAAATACATAACCAGGAGGTTATTTTATACATTTAGCATTTTTATGTATCTCATGTTTTCAAGAGCTGTTTCATATAGATTTAGCTGTGATTGTGAGTCTCTAAAAACAATGTGCCCTCCAGATGAGGGGTAACATCAAATTAACTCTGTCCACTGGACTGGGACCACAAATAAAGTACAATGAACATCAGTCAAACAGATTCACATGGTCTTTCGTCGGCTTTGTGTGACGGCTGGAACATTTCAAGATTGGAAGGTCAACAAGGCAAGCTCTTTTTGCCGCTCTTTCCTGCCTGTAAATTATTCGCCTCATCTTCATCAACTTCAATCACCCTGGGTTCAGTCATGAGTCACCCTGGGTTCAGTCATGAGTCACCCTGGGTTCAGTCATGAGTCACCCTGGGTTCAGTCATGAGTCACCCTGGGTTCAGTCATGAGTCACCCTGGGTTCAGTCATGAGTCACCCTGGGTTCAGTCATGAGTCACCCTGGGTTCAGTCATGAGTCACCCATGGTCTACACGGTTTGGTTACTTTTTCTCCTGCATCCTGTCTTGGTCTGCTCCCTCATTGGTTATGCATGTATTCTGTTGAAATTGTATTCTATAACTGATAAGCTATGGGTGTCAGAGTTGAGGTTTAACTAAAGAATTTATGACATCACATATTTCA is drawn from Oncorhynchus keta strain PuntledgeMale-10-30-2019 chromosome 37, Oket_V2, whole genome shotgun sequence and contains these coding sequences:
- the LOC118376000 gene encoding protein boule-like isoform X1, translating into MEDEITLISICTQTSTPSPPPAPVSHDPSNDTSPSHHAPRFGTIIPNRIFVGGIDFKTNESDLRRFFSQHGAVKEVKIVIDRAGVSKGYGFVTFETQEDTERILHDADRLCFRDKRLNIGQAVRKQQVGGHPNSFSVSSHTPAMIPTPCGTMYLTTPTGYPYTYHNGVAYFHTPEMSPSAPYHWPSRSVPGSPVMLTHQPPPIYQQPAYHHYQAPTQCHPSHLQWNVPQSPVPSSPVLYMQPSELLYQPMEQPSDGGCVQPAMPLIEAPIPEQQFIDHMVQPAYNHTLSYYPQSPGGMTPVMIQQEPGKEQKFHAMRRGYPSSPVSLKPRYGRNPHYAHLRKEYRPEITTDPSPPPATEPLK
- the LOC118376000 gene encoding protein boule-like isoform X2 encodes the protein MEDEITLISICTQTSTPSPPPAPVSHDPSNDTSPSHHAPRFGTIIPNRIFVGGIDFKTNESDLRRFFSQHGAVKEVKIVIDRAGVSKGYGFVTFETQEDTERILHDADRLCFRDKRLNIGQAVRKQQVGGHPNSFSVSSHTPAMIPTPCGTMYLTTPTGYPYTYHNGVAYFHTPEMSPSAPYHWPSRSVPGSPVMLTHQPPPIYQQPAYHHYQAPTQCHPSHLQWNVPQSPVPSSPVLYMQPSELLYQPMEQPSDGGCVQPAMPLIEAPIPEQFIDHMVQPAYNHTLSYYPQSPGGMTPVMIQQEPGKEQKFHAMRRGYPSSPVSLKPRYGRNPHYAHLRKEYRPEITTDPSPPPATEPLK
- the LOC118376000 gene encoding protein boule-like isoform X3, giving the protein MEDEITTSTPSPPPAPVSHDPSNDTSPSHHAPRFGTIIPNRIFVGGIDFKTNESDLRRFFSQHGAVKEVKIVIDRAGVSKGYGFVTFETQEDTERILHDADRLCFRDKRLNIGQAVRKQQVGGHPNSFSVSSHTPAMIPTPCGTMYLTTPTGYPYTYHNGVAYFHTPEMSPSAPYHWPSRSVPGSPVMLTHQPPPIYQQPAYHHYQAPTQCHPSHLQWNVPQSPVPSSPVLYMQPSELLYQPMEQPSDGGCVQPAMPLIEAPIPEQQFIDHMVQPAYNHTLSYYPQSPGGMTPVMIQQEPGKEQKFHAMRRGYPSSPVSLKPRYGRNPHYAHLRKEYRPEITTDPSPPPATEPLK